The Anaerolineales bacterium region CGCGTCCGTTTCGTCGCTCCCCTTCGGGAGCGATCGGACCGCCTTCGGTAAGTAGAAATTCCTTGACCGCGCTCATAAAACCTTCCCCATCTCGCGGATCGCATCACTGTTCGATAGTCCGTGAAGTCTTGCAAACAGGTTGATAACATCGCCTCGGATTCCGCACGCGTGACACCCCCACAAATTGCGCTCAGGCAGAATCCAGAACGACGGTTCTTTGTCGTCATGGAAAGGACAGGGCAAACTCAAAAACCTGCGTGAAGAAATTCGCACTTTGATTTTCGGGTTCACTGCTTGGATCACATCCAGACACGAGAACGAAGATTTGATTTGGTCCAACTTACCCGCGCCCTGACGGATGATCGAGCGCTGCGGGGGAATTGATCTTCGGGGCTTCGCTAAGTGAGAAAAGACGACAGACGAATCCATGCGGAGAATATCGCCCATCCCTCGCGCGTACTGCTTGCCGTTCACGACCGATGGAGAAACCAACACAACTTGCAAAAGTTCAACGCCTGGCACAAGCGCAATGCCGTCAAGCGATTCTCCGTAAAACTCAGCAAACACATGATAGCCATTGTTCGGCGTGCGTTCGGTGTACGACTGTGATTCATTCGGGAATTTCTTAGCCCACCACGCATATCTGTCCGCGTCGTCAAAATCCAAAATTCTTTTTGGGTGAGATGCACACACCGCGAGATTTGAGTTATCGTCAAACCAAACTGCGAAGCGCTCCGCGCTTTGTATTTTGTCCTGGTGGATTCCAAAGCCGCGCACGTTGCGTTTTGAATTGGGCTGTACAGGGATCAGGGAAAAGTCCCGCCTTAGCCACCATTGCGAAATTTCAATTGGGGTGTAAAGTGTATTTGTCATTTTCAGTCCATTCTGCTATAATGACAAAAGTCGAGTGGATTTGACTTTTGCCGGTCGGGTTCACTACTATTTCGGCGAAGATGCTCCTGCCGAGGGGCATCTTCTTTTTTTTGTGGGGTCATGCTCCTAGGGTGTTGGTCTTGATCGCTTTGGCGATGGCGAGAATGATCCAAATCGTTGACATGAACGCATTGATTCCGATCCCATAGCCAACCACTTGTGCAATAGGCACGAGATTTACGTTGGCGCGGACTAAAACAAACATGATCCGAAGCATCAGACGGATGGTCGAGATCAACACGTAAAAATATTGAAAGTCTTGATGTGTTGGGAGAAACTTGATCCAACCGTTTGTCGCAATGTCTACAAAGCCAAAGACCAAATAATCCCAGAACGATTTTTCCGCGCTCCCGTAGCCGTAATCATCTTCACCTGCCCCATAGCCGCCGCCGCCAATGAGCCAGCCGCCTGTGCCGATCTCTTGGTTGTTGCACGTCCATTTTTTTGTCGAAACTCGGAGGATACAACCCTCGGCTTGAAACGCTCCGTTTGCGGGTTCAAACATCCAGTGGATGTGATAATGATCTTCCTGTTGTTCTGCCCATCCGCAATCGTCATCGAACGATCCGTACTTGATCGAGCCGATCTGTTGACCGCGCGTGAAAGAGTTCGAGATCGCAATGCTGGCGTTATCGAGCAGGTGAGCATAAATAAAATAATCGTCGGTCGAAGCGTTGTAGGTTCGCACGGCGACCGTGGTACCGTCGTCGCAGATGTAATCAATCGTCCCTGCGTCTGACGCGTAGGCATAGGGAGGCGCAGCGCCAGGTCCGAGATCATCGCCGCTCAGCAGGTCTACCGCCAACATCCCCGAAGTTCCATAATCGCCAGCTCCATGAACAGCCCGCACGCCATATATCATTCCTGTACCTGCTTGGAATGGGAAGGCGACATAAGAGCCGCCACCAGGAGCGAGAGAGGGTAAAGCGAAGACTTTCATTGGGGCTTTGTTCATCCCCCGCCCCAACGTAAAAGACGTGACCTCGCCATTCAGCGCGACATACACCGACCCGATCCAAACCGTTGTGCCGTCTTCGAGAAGCCAATCATCGTCTGGGCTTTCGAGATTCACGCCAGCGAGAGACACGACCCAAGAATCGGGCAACGCGTCAACATAGGTGACGATGTAATACGGCGCGCTCGAGGGCGCATCGGTCGCAAGCCACGCGTCTAAATGCGCTTTGAGTTCATCGGAGATCGGCTGTGTACTGCGGATCACGTAGGGCGTGGTCTCTTGTGCGCGCACAGGCGGGACAACCAGCAGCGCCAGAGCGAGGACGAAAAAGACGATCAGGATTTTATTTTTCATGACTCCACCTCACGCGACAGATTCAACGCGTCCAAAATTTGAGGAGGAAAAAT contains the following coding sequences:
- a CDS encoding CHC2 zinc finger domain-containing protein, translated to MTNTLYTPIEISQWWLRRDFSLIPVQPNSKRNVRGFGIHQDKIQSAERFAVWFDDNSNLAVCASHPKRILDFDDADRYAWWAKKFPNESQSYTERTPNNGYHVFAEFYGESLDGIALVPGVELLQVVLVSPSVVNGKQYARGMGDILRMDSSVVFSHLAKPRRSIPPQRSIIRQGAGKLDQIKSSFSCLDVIQAVNPKIKVRISSRRFLSLPCPFHDDKEPSFWILPERNLWGCHACGIRGDVINLFARLHGLSNSDAIREMGKVL